In Streptomyces sp. NBC_00569, a single genomic region encodes these proteins:
- a CDS encoding acetyl-CoA carboxylase biotin carboxylase subunit, with translation MSHAAPVVRHDIRRLFVANRGEIAVRIIRACRSLGIETVVGVSEADVDSLAARMADESVVIGPPQPIQSYLRVDVLIDAAKRSRCDAVHPGYGFLSERAAFARACGEAGLIFIGPTPEAIESMGDKITAVGLAAKAKVPCVPGSGAVADPAEGLPIAVEIGFPVLVKASAGGGGRGMRVVRSAEEFPEAFRAASTEAQSAFGDPTLYIEKFIEQARHIEIQVMGDQFGNVVHLGERECSTQRRHQKLIEEAPSPALGAQARRAMGQAAVRLAENVDYVGAGTVEFVVDDRDGEFYFLEMNTRIQVEHPVTEMISGRDLVAEQIRVASGLPLSFAQDDIVLQGHSIECRINAEDADRGFAPSPGLVSDWSAPRGEGIRVDTHCYPGYTVSPYYDSLLAKAIVHAPTRAEAIEKMRTLLAALRVDGPTTTAAFHRAVLAHPDFSDGAVTTRWVEDVFLPSRSQGPHTRQSLTEAGAPA, from the coding sequence ATGAGTCATGCCGCCCCTGTCGTCCGCCACGACATCCGCAGGCTGTTCGTCGCCAACCGCGGCGAGATAGCCGTCCGCATCATCCGAGCCTGCCGATCACTGGGCATCGAGACGGTCGTAGGAGTATCGGAAGCGGACGTCGACAGCCTGGCCGCGCGCATGGCCGACGAGTCCGTCGTCATCGGGCCGCCCCAGCCGATACAGAGTTACCTGCGCGTCGACGTGCTCATCGACGCAGCGAAGCGCAGCCGGTGCGACGCCGTCCACCCTGGCTACGGCTTCCTGTCCGAGCGCGCGGCGTTCGCCCGCGCCTGTGGCGAGGCCGGCCTGATCTTCATCGGTCCGACCCCCGAGGCCATCGAGAGCATGGGCGACAAGATCACTGCGGTGGGCCTCGCCGCGAAGGCGAAGGTGCCGTGTGTGCCCGGCTCCGGCGCCGTCGCCGACCCGGCGGAAGGCCTGCCGATCGCCGTGGAGATCGGTTTTCCGGTCCTGGTGAAGGCGAGCGCCGGCGGCGGCGGCCGCGGCATGCGGGTCGTCCGGTCGGCCGAGGAGTTCCCCGAGGCGTTCCGGGCCGCGTCCACGGAGGCCCAGTCCGCGTTCGGCGACCCGACCCTCTACATCGAGAAGTTCATCGAACAGGCGCGTCACATCGAGATCCAGGTGATGGGCGACCAGTTCGGGAACGTGGTGCACCTGGGCGAGCGCGAGTGCTCCACGCAGCGACGCCACCAGAAGCTGATCGAGGAAGCGCCCTCGCCGGCGCTGGGGGCACAGGCCCGCCGGGCCATGGGGCAGGCCGCGGTCCGACTGGCCGAGAACGTCGACTACGTCGGCGCGGGCACGGTCGAGTTCGTCGTCGACGACCGGGACGGGGAGTTCTACTTCCTCGAGATGAACACGCGCATCCAGGTCGAGCACCCGGTGACCGAGATGATCAGCGGACGTGATCTGGTGGCCGAGCAGATTCGCGTCGCCTCGGGCCTGCCGCTTTCGTTCGCTCAGGACGACATCGTCCTGCAGGGGCACTCCATCGAGTGCCGGATCAACGCCGAGGACGCGGACCGCGGCTTCGCCCCCAGCCCGGGCCTTGTCAGCGACTGGTCCGCACCGCGAGGGGAAGGCATCCGGGTCGACACCCACTGCTATCCGGGATACACCGTCTCGCCCTACTACGACTCGCTGCTCGCCAAGGCCATCGTGCACGCGCCCACGCGTGCCGAGGCGATCGAGAAGATGCGCACGCTTCTGGCCGCGCTGAGGGTCGACGGCCCGACGACCACCGCCGCGTTTCACCGAGCGGTGCTGGCCCATCCCGACTTCTCCGACGGGGCGGTGACGACGCGTTGGGTCGAGGACGTGTTCCTCCCCTCACGCAGCCAGGGACCCCACACTCGTCAGTCCCTCACGGAGGCGGGAGCGCCGGCATGA
- a CDS encoding acetyl-CoA carboxylase biotin carboxyl carrier protein: MTLQHADVRRILQLLDSAEHLESLEIRIGEFVLQARKPGAAPLEALTTAPPVHAPGPLADRTSSTGPSTASPEPAASADEQAAEIPVGMTAIRAPMPGTFYRTPAPDQPPFVEEGEPITAGTTMCLVEVMKMFNSVAAPVTGRVHSILVEHGQAVSSDQILMIIAPDETEAAK, encoded by the coding sequence ATGACACTGCAGCACGCAGATGTCCGGCGCATCCTCCAGCTTCTCGACAGCGCAGAGCACCTCGAGTCGCTCGAGATTCGCATCGGAGAGTTCGTCCTGCAGGCCCGTAAGCCCGGTGCGGCCCCGTTGGAGGCGCTGACCACCGCGCCACCGGTGCATGCGCCTGGTCCCTTGGCCGACCGCACCAGCTCGACCGGCCCCAGCACGGCGTCGCCGGAGCCTGCGGCGAGTGCCGACGAGCAGGCTGCCGAGATCCCTGTCGGCATGACGGCGATTCGGGCGCCCATGCCCGGGACGTTCTACCGCACGCCCGCACCCGACCAGCCGCCCTTCGTGGAGGAGGGCGAGCCGATCACCGCCGGCACCACCATGTGCCTGGTCGAGGTCATGAAGATGTTCAACTCGGTCGCCGCACCGGTGACCGGCCGGGTCCACAGCATCCTCGTCGAGCACGGTCAAGCGGTGAGCAGTGACCAGATCCTGATGATCATCGCCCCGGACGAGACGGAGGCCGCAAAATGA
- a CDS encoding succinate--CoA ligase subunit alpha, giving the protein MGGLRPMIRGLLETGPGLLVQGITGTQGRLETRWMLDSGVRVAAGVTPGKGGSEVHGVPVFDTVAQAVAVTGARVAMSYAPPQAAADAVVEAAQAGIELVVVSSEKIPQHHWLRVLEVARRGNCRVIGPNSQGIVVPGVGRIGCPGGDEPWQRFTPGPVGIVSRSGGMASELGMSVRTWGWGTSVQVSIGGVPMVGTPLTEGVELVAQDPLTRAVLVFGEPSSRQELDLAAAVAEGRIDLPVVAMVVGRAGDSLPDSVPFGHALHGAGGATVQEKIAALRDAGVRVARSTHEVRAYLQEALPAEALRAPASLAVRRTSP; this is encoded by the coding sequence ATGGGAGGGCTTCGCCCGATGATCCGAGGACTTCTGGAAACCGGTCCGGGGCTGCTGGTACAGGGCATCACCGGCACGCAAGGACGGCTGGAGACCCGCTGGATGCTCGATTCGGGCGTTCGTGTGGCGGCCGGCGTCACCCCCGGCAAGGGGGGCTCCGAGGTGCACGGGGTGCCCGTTTTTGACACAGTCGCGCAGGCCGTCGCCGTGACCGGCGCAAGGGTGGCGATGAGCTACGCGCCGCCACAGGCCGCGGCGGATGCGGTTGTGGAGGCGGCGCAGGCCGGAATCGAACTGGTCGTGGTCAGCTCGGAGAAGATTCCGCAGCATCACTGGCTGCGGGTCCTGGAGGTCGCCCGCCGGGGCAACTGCCGGGTGATCGGGCCGAACTCGCAGGGGATCGTGGTGCCGGGCGTGGGCCGGATCGGCTGCCCGGGCGGCGATGAGCCGTGGCAGCGATTCACCCCCGGTCCGGTCGGGATCGTCTCCCGCAGCGGCGGCATGGCTTCCGAGCTGGGGATGTCCGTGCGGACCTGGGGCTGGGGCACCAGCGTGCAGGTGTCGATCGGCGGCGTGCCGATGGTCGGAACACCCCTGACCGAAGGGGTCGAGCTGGTGGCCCAGGACCCGCTGACCCGGGCCGTGCTGGTCTTCGGTGAGCCGTCCAGCCGCCAGGAGCTCGACCTGGCCGCCGCCGTGGCCGAGGGGCGAATCGACCTGCCCGTGGTCGCGATGGTGGTGGGACGCGCAGGCGACTCCTTGCCGGATTCCGTGCCGTTCGGGCACGCGCTGCACGGAGCCGGCGGGGCGACCGTCCAGGAAAAGATTGCAGCGCTCAGGGACGCGGGGGTCCGTGTCGCTCGCTCGACGCACGAAGTGCGCGCGTACCTGCAGGAAGCCCTCCCGGCCGAGGCCCTCCGTGCACCGGCGTCGCTCGCCGTAAGGAGGACCTCCCCATGA
- a CDS encoding ATP-grasp domain-containing protein, which translates to MPQATESAAMPWLRRLGVTTPELVVVTDGRILAPHEPAFGPPWVVKPDIVGGGKAGLVHICRSSDELSAAVAATLRRGTPAVVEEYVEGGEYCLSIALDEISYGAVVRASVNGGVGFDTHQAAAVRVHLSEGLHDHEVVSLLDQADVKDRQLRGALAHALQILWTAFCAAEAVLVEVTPFRWDEQRLVAVGVAVEFDPHGRAAARGFRPDVLVEPGIAPHKAPSPREIAVREADAAEPHRPGVAFFELDGDVAYLISGRGAGLVGLDYLYDNGVLPACYLDASPGAGSAKVQALFRSALSVPGIRGALFGAAVLNLVDARELAQEFIEAAEEAGFDAGHVPTVVRLAGPFEAEAREMLKAGLPGALVLDRAASLEDACDLLISAMGRAPQAWEGFAR; encoded by the coding sequence ATGCCACAGGCCACTGAGAGCGCTGCAATGCCGTGGCTTCGTCGGCTCGGCGTCACGACGCCCGAGCTGGTCGTCGTGACGGATGGGCGGATCCTGGCGCCGCACGAGCCGGCGTTCGGGCCACCGTGGGTGGTGAAACCCGACATCGTCGGCGGCGGCAAGGCCGGTCTCGTGCACATCTGCCGGTCCTCGGACGAGCTGTCGGCCGCTGTCGCCGCGACTCTTCGACGCGGTACGCCCGCCGTCGTGGAGGAGTACGTCGAGGGGGGCGAATACTGCCTCTCCATCGCGCTCGACGAGATTTCGTACGGCGCCGTCGTGCGGGCGAGCGTTAACGGCGGAGTCGGATTCGACACGCATCAGGCGGCTGCGGTGAGGGTCCACCTGTCAGAGGGCCTGCACGACCACGAGGTCGTCAGCCTGCTCGACCAGGCTGACGTCAAGGACCGGCAACTGCGCGGTGCACTCGCTCACGCGCTGCAGATCCTCTGGACCGCCTTCTGCGCCGCCGAAGCAGTTCTTGTCGAGGTCACCCCCTTCCGGTGGGACGAGCAGCGTCTGGTCGCCGTCGGCGTGGCGGTCGAATTCGACCCGCACGGCCGGGCAGCGGCCAGGGGATTCCGGCCGGACGTGCTGGTCGAGCCCGGGATCGCCCCGCACAAGGCTCCCTCGCCGCGCGAGATCGCCGTGCGTGAGGCGGACGCCGCCGAGCCCCACCGTCCCGGCGTGGCGTTCTTCGAGCTCGACGGGGACGTGGCCTACCTGATCAGTGGGAGAGGCGCAGGTCTTGTCGGGTTGGACTACCTGTACGACAACGGCGTCCTCCCGGCCTGCTACCTCGACGCCTCGCCGGGTGCCGGGAGCGCCAAGGTGCAGGCGCTGTTCCGTTCCGCCCTGTCCGTCCCCGGGATCCGCGGGGCGCTGTTCGGCGCTGCGGTGCTGAACCTGGTGGATGCCCGCGAGCTGGCCCAGGAGTTCATCGAAGCCGCCGAGGAGGCCGGATTCGATGCTGGGCATGTGCCGACGGTGGTCCGGCTGGCCGGGCCGTTCGAGGCCGAGGCTCGGGAGATGCTGAAGGCAGGGCTGCCGGGAGCACTCGTACTCGACCGCGCGGCGTCGCTCGAAGACGCATGCGACCTGCTGATCTCCGCGATGGGCCGAGCGCCCCAGGCATGGGAGGGCTTCGCCCGATGA
- a CDS encoding LysR family transcriptional regulator, with the protein MRYLEAAIRLGSLRKAATEVGIGQPTLSQQIRRLEEDLNVNLLIRRANGVLPSAEARILLPHIRQVIQADRALREEAELINGLRSGCVRLGAVTTAGQILLPEVVPLYRNAFPSVRFSVWEASSAAVRDKVTNGELDLGLVAGPRDPDTDSGLVSTDLISDEIVLCVPRGHPLADKPTVSVPDLEGQSWVLPARGYAARHLADSLFAPSDQNVVYETTNPHSTLLMVAARVGIALLSRSALLSHRADEIVTPVTDWDPLRLTVSMIARADMQPGPAVRKLIEVLRKVSAERSQAALRHATAPSARSPQ; encoded by the coding sequence ATGCGCTATCTGGAGGCGGCGATCCGCCTCGGTTCCCTGCGCAAGGCGGCCACGGAAGTGGGTATCGGGCAACCGACGCTCAGCCAGCAGATCCGACGCCTCGAGGAGGACCTCAACGTCAACCTGTTGATCCGCCGCGCCAACGGGGTCCTCCCCAGCGCCGAGGCCCGGATTCTGCTGCCACACATACGGCAGGTCATCCAGGCCGACCGAGCCCTTCGGGAGGAGGCCGAGCTGATCAACGGGCTGCGCAGCGGCTGCGTCCGCCTGGGCGCGGTCACCACAGCGGGCCAGATCCTGCTGCCCGAAGTGGTCCCGCTCTACCGGAACGCCTTCCCCAGCGTGCGCTTTTCCGTGTGGGAGGCCAGCTCCGCGGCCGTGCGCGACAAGGTGACGAACGGCGAGCTCGACCTCGGACTGGTCGCGGGCCCCAGAGATCCCGACACCGACAGCGGCCTCGTCTCCACCGATCTGATCTCCGACGAAATCGTGCTGTGCGTGCCCCGGGGCCACCCCTTGGCGGACAAGCCGACCGTGAGTGTCCCGGACCTGGAAGGCCAGTCGTGGGTGCTCCCCGCGCGCGGCTACGCCGCGCGACACCTGGCGGATTCCCTGTTCGCGCCAAGCGACCAGAACGTCGTCTACGAGACGACCAACCCACATTCGACCCTGCTCATGGTCGCCGCCAGGGTGGGCATCGCGTTGCTGTCCCGATCCGCGCTCCTCAGCCACCGGGCTGATGAGATCGTGACGCCGGTAACCGACTGGGACCCGCTGCGGTTGACCGTGTCCATGATCGCGCGCGCGGACATGCAGCCGGGGCCCGCAGTGCGAAAGCTCATTGAGGTTCTGCGCAAGGTGAGTGCGGAGCGGTCGCAGGCTGCCCTCCGTCACGCGACCGCACCATCGGCCCGATCGCCGCAGTAG
- a CDS encoding SpoIIE family protein phosphatase yields the protein MARSDLTASRSDLEAALIEALFTQSPVGLHLLNTDLHVVRFNTATALARSVPVEDILGRPFTETYGLVEPDEIEALVRGVLVSGVPAIDRIVRLRPRAAPEREHRFAVSVFRLQNDRGAVLGLAAAVVDVTERERARQRLNLLAAARDSVGRTLDAGVTCQELADIVVPDFADTAVVEVVDSAMRGEEPPPAPLPAGVQLRRAAFSSRVPNAPQAHPVGHIRDVPGPTPDTEILSDLRPRVVRLHADLPWLAADPTRAQAIHASGAHTLLITPMTLRGAVLGLISLYLIGEADPYDEDDIALALDLANHTALCIDNARRYTREHTIATTLERRLLPDRAVPQTALGTAGMPIPSEGAVGWYDTIALPGARTALVVGEIAGQGIHVTAAVGQLRTVVRSLAAFDLEPDELIARLDDTATLLAAERASLPSGDSLHHEVFAATCTYAIYDPLALTCTAASAGRPTFAITLPDGTTRIPDIPAGPQLGAVDRAPFAANTFAIPEGGILAMASPSTLSALPSDPELVQRSPAGADQSLEEILDAIVSRLLATDAGSRAAAVLLARPRGFPSECVATWQLSADPTATATARHHVHAQLATWNMDEETAFNTELIVSELVTNAVRHGSPPTELRLIHGRTLTCEVRDTSPAAPHLRHARTVDEGGRGLFIVAQIAQVWGTRYNADGKTVWTEQTLP from the coding sequence ATGGCGAGGAGCGACCTGACTGCGTCCAGGAGTGATCTGGAGGCGGCACTGATCGAGGCCCTCTTCACCCAGTCGCCCGTGGGACTGCATCTGCTGAACACCGATCTGCACGTCGTGCGCTTCAACACGGCCACTGCCCTGGCCCGGTCCGTGCCCGTCGAGGACATCCTCGGACGACCGTTCACGGAGACATACGGGCTCGTCGAACCCGACGAGATCGAAGCCCTTGTTCGCGGGGTCCTCGTGAGCGGCGTCCCCGCGATCGATCGCATCGTGCGGCTCCGTCCACGAGCCGCCCCTGAGCGCGAGCACCGCTTCGCGGTCTCGGTCTTTCGCCTTCAGAACGACCGGGGGGCGGTGCTCGGCCTGGCCGCGGCGGTGGTCGACGTCACCGAACGCGAACGGGCGCGCCAACGCCTGAATCTCCTTGCCGCGGCGCGCGACAGTGTCGGCCGCACCCTCGACGCAGGGGTTACCTGCCAAGAACTCGCGGACATCGTGGTGCCGGATTTCGCGGACACCGCTGTGGTGGAGGTGGTCGACTCGGCGATGCGCGGCGAGGAACCCCCTCCCGCCCCGCTTCCTGCCGGCGTCCAGCTGCGCCGCGCCGCATTCAGCAGCAGAGTCCCGAATGCCCCGCAAGCCCACCCGGTAGGACACATCCGCGACGTCCCCGGCCCCACCCCTGACACCGAGATCCTGAGCGACCTGCGCCCCCGCGTGGTGCGTTTGCACGCCGACTTGCCGTGGCTGGCCGCCGACCCGACCCGCGCCCAAGCCATACACGCCTCCGGCGCACACACGCTCCTGATCACGCCGATGACACTGCGTGGTGCCGTGCTCGGCCTGATCAGCCTCTACCTCATCGGAGAAGCAGACCCGTACGACGAGGACGACATAGCACTCGCGCTCGACCTGGCCAACCACACCGCCCTGTGCATCGACAACGCTCGCCGGTACACGCGGGAGCACACCATCGCCACGACGCTCGAACGGCGTCTCCTCCCCGACCGCGCCGTCCCCCAGACCGCCCTGGGAACCGCTGGTATGCCCATCCCTTCCGAGGGCGCGGTGGGGTGGTACGACACGATCGCCCTGCCAGGTGCCCGAACTGCCCTGGTTGTCGGCGAGATCGCGGGACAGGGCATCCACGTCACCGCAGCCGTGGGGCAACTGCGCACCGTCGTCCGCTCCCTGGCCGCTTTCGACCTGGAACCCGACGAACTGATCGCGCGTCTGGACGACACGGCAACTCTCCTGGCCGCCGAACGCGCATCACTACCGTCAGGCGACTCCCTCCATCACGAGGTATTCGCGGCCACCTGTACATATGCCATCTACGACCCCTTGGCCCTCACCTGCACGGCCGCCAGTGCCGGCCGCCCGACCTTCGCCATCACCCTCCCCGACGGGACCACCCGGATCCCTGACATCCCGGCCGGTCCACAACTGGGTGCCGTCGACAGGGCACCGTTCGCCGCAAACACCTTCGCGATTCCCGAAGGCGGCATACTGGCCATGGCGAGCCCCTCGACCCTGAGCGCGCTTCCAAGTGATCCGGAGCTCGTCCAGCGCTCACCGGCAGGCGCCGATCAGTCTCTGGAAGAGATCCTCGACGCCATTGTGTCCAGGCTGCTCGCCACCGACGCCGGGTCAAGGGCCGCGGCGGTCCTCCTTGCCCGCCCCCGCGGCTTCCCCAGCGAATGCGTTGCCACCTGGCAGCTCAGCGCCGACCCCACCGCCACAGCCACCGCCCGACACCACGTCCACGCCCAGCTCGCCACCTGGAACATGGATGAGGAAACGGCCTTCAACACCGAACTCATCGTCAGCGAACTCGTCACGAACGCCGTCCGCCACGGCAGCCCCCCGACAGAATTGCGCCTGATCCACGGCCGCACCCTCACCTGCGAGGTACGCGACACCAGCCCTGCTGCACCACATCTTCGCCACGCCCGGACGGTAGACGAGGGGGGTCGTGGGCTGTTCATCGTCGCCCAGATCGCTCAGGTCTGGGGCACTCGCTACAACGCCGACGGCAAAACCGTCTGGACCGAGCAGACGCTCCCCTGA